In Nicotiana tabacum cultivar K326 chromosome 2, ASM71507v2, whole genome shotgun sequence, the following proteins share a genomic window:
- the LOC107798067 gene encoding putative glutathione S-transferase — protein sequence MAEVKLLGLWYSPFSHRVEWALKIKGVEYEFIEEDLQNKSPLLLQSNPVHQKIPVLIHNGKPIAESMVILEYIDETFKGPSILPKDPYDRAIARFWAKFLDDKVAAVVNTFLRRGEEQEKGKEEVYEMLKVLDNELKDKKFFVGDEFGFADIAANFVAFWLGVFEEASGVVLVTSEKFPNFSKWRDEYINCSQVKDSLPLRYKLLAFFRARSQAAAAASASAPK from the exons ATGGCAGAAGTGAAGTTGCTTGGTCTTTGGTATAGCCCTTTTAGTCACAGAGTAGAGTGGGCTCTGAAGATTAAGGGCGTGGAatatgaatttatagaagaagaTCTACAAAACAAGAGCCCTCTGCTTCTTCAATCCAATCCTGTTCACCAAAAAATCCCAGTGCTAATTCACAATGGGAAGCCAATAGCTGAGTCTATGGTAATTCTTGAATACATTGATGAGACTTTTAAAGGCCCTTCCATCTTGCCTAAAGACCCTTATGACCGTGCTATAGCTCGTTTCTGGGCTAAGTTCCTTGACGATAAG GTGGCAGCAGTGGTGAATACTTTCCTTCGCAGAGGAGAGGAGCAAGAGAAAGGTAAAGAGGAAGTTTATGAGATGCTGAAAGTTCTTGACAATGAGCTCAAGGATAAGAAGTTCTTTGTGGGTGACGAATTTGGGTTTGCTGATATTGCTGCAAATTTTGTGGCATTTTGGctaggagtttttgaagaagccTCTGGAGTTGTTTTAGTGACAAGtgaaaaatttccaaatttttccAAGTGGAGAGATGAGTACATTAACTGCAGCCAAGTCAAGGATTCTCTACCTCTAAGATATAAGTTGCTTGCTTTTTTTCGAGCTCGTTCTCAAGCTGCTGCTGCAGCTTCTGCGTCCGCTCCCAAATGA
- the LOC107800922 gene encoding putative glutathione S-transferase has protein sequence MAEVKLLGFWYSPFSHRVEWALKIKGVKYEYIDEDRNNKSSLLLQSNPVYKKVPVLIHNGKPIVESMVILEYIDETFEGPSILPKDPYDRALARFWAKFLDDKVTAVPNIFLRKGEEQEKAKEKVCEMFKVLDNELEDKKFFVGDKFGFADIAANLVAFWLGVFEEASGVVLVTNEKFPNFCKWRGEYINCSQIKESLPPRDELLAFYRARS, from the exons ATGGCAGAAGTGAAGTTGCTAGGCTTTTGGTATAGCCCATTTAGTCACAGAGTTGAGTGGGCTCTAAAGATAAAGGGCGTGAAATATGAATATATAGACGAAGATCGAAATAACAAGAGCTCTCTACTTCTTCAATCCAATCCTGTTTACAAAAAAGTCCCTGTTCTCATTCACAATGGAAAACCCATTGTTGAGTCTATGGTCATTCTTGAATACATTGATGAGACTTTTGAAGGCCCTTCCATTTTGCCTAAAGACCCTTATGATCGAGCTTTAGCTCGTTTCTGGGCTAAGTTCCTTGACGATAAG GTGACTGCAGTACCGAATATTTTCCTTCGCAAAGGGGAGGAGCAAGAGAAAGCTAAAGAGAAAGTTTGTGAAATGTTTAAAGTTCTTGACAATGAGCTCGAGGATAAGAAGTTCTTTGTGGGTGACAAATTTGGGTTTGCTGATATTGCTGCAAATTTGGTGGCATTTTGGctaggagtttttgaagaagccTCTGGAGTTGTTTTAGTGACAAAtgaaaaatttccaaatttttgtAAGTGGAGAGGTGAGTACATTAACTGTAGCCAAATCAAGGAATCTCTACCTCCTAGAGATGAGTTGCTTGCTTTTTACCGAGCTCGTTCTTAA
- the LOC107800921 gene encoding putative glutathione S-transferase, which produces MGEVRLLGVSGSSYSRRVEWALKVKGVKFEFIEEDLQNKSPLLLQSNPVLKKIPVLIHNGKPISESMVILEYIDETFEGPSILPKNPYDRAIARFWAKFLDGKCLEAVGKALWSKGKEQEKSIQQEAYELLKIVDNELKDKKFFGGDKIGFVDVAANYIPFWLEIVEEATGVVLVTSQKFPHLCAWRNEYLSCSEVKENLPDRDTMLGFFKAKVQAAAAAK; this is translated from the exons ATGGGAGAAGTTAGGTTGCTTGGTGTTAGTGGCAGCTCTTATAGTCGCAGAGTTGAATGGGCTCTGAAAGTTAAGGGAGTGAAGTTTGAATTTATAGAAGAAGATCTACAGAACAAAAGTCCTCTGCTTCTTCAATCCAATCCTGTCCTTAAGAAAATACCAGTGCTAATTCACAATGGAAAGCCCATTTCTGAGTCTATGGTCATTCTTGAATACATTGATGAGACTTTTGAAGGCCCTTCCATCTTGCCTAAAAACCCTTATGACCGTGCTATAGCTCGTTTCTGGGCTAAGTTCCTTGACGGAAAG TGTTTGGAAGCAGTGGGAAAAGCTCTGTGGAGCAAAGGAAAGGAGCAAgaaaagagcatacaacaagaagctTATGAGCTGCTGAAAATTGTTGATAATGAACTTAAGGACAAGAAGTTTTTTGGCGGAGACAAAATTGGATTTGTTGATGTAGCTGCAAATTACATACCATTTTGGTTGGAAATTGTAGAAGAAGCAACAGGGGTTGTGTTAGTGACAAGTCAAAAGTTTCCCCATTTGTGTGCTTGGAGAAATGAGTACCTCAGCTGTAGTGAAGTTAAGGAAAACCTTCCTGATAGGGATACGATGCTTGGTTTTTTCAAAGCTAAAGTCCAAGCTGCCGCTGCTGCTAAATGA